Proteins from a genomic interval of Gordonia sp. SL306:
- the pgsA gene encoding phosphatidylinositol phosphate synthase → MLSIRGRSSVSKVTLPLGRALLRTGLSPDIMTLIGTAATIAAALTLFPMGYLFVGTLVIWLFVMFDMLDGAMARARGGGTKFGAVLDSTCDRVADGAIFAGLAWWCAVTEPHRLLLIATLICLVTSQVISYAKARAEASGLNGDGGWIERPDRLIIVLVGTGLTGLGLDWAVHVAVWALAGLSVITVGQRMWSIYSSPGARDLIPLATAKADDDEPPTTGTQPQAGAH, encoded by the coding sequence ATGCTGAGCATCCGGGGCCGGTCCTCGGTATCCAAGGTGACATTGCCCCTCGGACGCGCATTGCTCCGTACCGGCCTCAGTCCGGACATCATGACCTTGATCGGCACAGCGGCCACCATCGCGGCGGCGCTGACACTGTTCCCGATGGGGTACCTCTTCGTCGGCACCCTGGTGATCTGGCTCTTCGTGATGTTCGACATGCTCGACGGTGCGATGGCCCGCGCTCGCGGCGGCGGGACCAAGTTCGGTGCGGTGCTCGACAGCACCTGCGATCGCGTCGCCGACGGAGCGATCTTCGCCGGACTGGCGTGGTGGTGCGCGGTGACCGAGCCGCACCGACTGCTGCTGATCGCCACCTTGATCTGTCTGGTCACCTCCCAGGTCATCTCGTACGCGAAGGCGCGGGCGGAGGCGAGCGGGCTCAACGGCGACGGCGGGTGGATCGAACGTCCCGACCGGCTGATCATCGTTCTGGTCGGCACCGGCCTGACTGGGCTGGGCCTGGATTGGGCTGTGCACGTGGCGGTCTGGGCGCTCGCCGGGTTGTCGGTCATCACCGTCGGCCAGCGGATGTGGTCGATCTACTCCTCGCCGGGCGCGCGCGACCTGATCCCGCTCGCCACCGCGAAGGCAGACGACGACGAACCGCCGACGACGGGCACGCAGCCGCAGGCCGGGGCACACTGA
- a CDS encoding glycosyltransferase, whose product MNVRTYLFALVDGGGTVPPELGAAQRLVERGHQVTVLGEDSMASDVAAAGATFVPWTEAPNRASRRPEDDPYRDWECTNPLELFSRLLEFQFAGPAPAYARDMADAIDTVKPDLAVCSFFAIGAMVAAQARGVPFDVPFPNTYLLPVDGMPPVGLGLRPAHGPVTRFRDRIVRSLTLRQWNKGVPALNSVRASYGLPPVQEFFDQVHLARKHLVLTSAEFDFPAQMPLHVRYVGAVLDDPAWTSATPWTPPAGDGPLILVALSSTFQDQTSCLQRVIDGLAGLPVRGYVTTGPAVDPGMLTAADNVTVVEAAPHSQVLPHADVVITHAGHGTVVRALAAGVPVLALPHGRDQADNAVRISTRGAGITLSRKAKPGKIAAATQGLLDDPGYADAAGRLGAIIRRDAEAGRLIAELEEIEPVRHGANGDDLISPTPS is encoded by the coding sequence ATGAACGTTCGCACCTACCTCTTCGCACTCGTCGACGGCGGCGGCACCGTGCCCCCCGAACTCGGTGCGGCCCAACGCCTTGTCGAGCGCGGCCATCAGGTCACCGTTCTCGGCGAGGACTCGATGGCATCCGATGTCGCCGCCGCCGGCGCCACCTTCGTCCCGTGGACCGAGGCACCCAACCGCGCCTCGCGCCGCCCCGAGGACGATCCCTACCGGGATTGGGAGTGCACCAATCCGCTCGAGTTGTTCAGTCGCCTCCTCGAGTTCCAGTTCGCCGGCCCGGCCCCGGCGTACGCACGCGACATGGCAGACGCCATCGACACGGTGAAGCCGGATCTGGCGGTGTGCTCCTTCTTCGCCATCGGCGCGATGGTTGCGGCACAGGCCCGCGGGGTCCCGTTCGATGTGCCCTTCCCCAACACGTACCTGCTCCCCGTCGACGGGATGCCTCCGGTCGGTCTCGGTCTGCGTCCGGCCCACGGCCCGGTCACCCGATTTCGTGATCGCATCGTCCGGTCGCTCACGCTGCGGCAATGGAACAAGGGCGTTCCCGCGCTGAACTCCGTGCGCGCGTCGTATGGCCTTCCCCCGGTGCAGGAGTTCTTCGACCAGGTTCACCTGGCCCGCAAACACCTCGTCCTGACCTCTGCCGAATTCGATTTCCCCGCGCAGATGCCACTCCACGTCCGATACGTCGGAGCGGTTCTCGACGATCCGGCCTGGACGTCGGCCACCCCGTGGACACCACCCGCCGGTGACGGACCGTTGATCCTGGTGGCGCTGTCATCGACGTTCCAGGATCAGACGAGCTGTCTGCAACGGGTCATCGATGGACTGGCTGGGCTACCGGTGCGCGGATACGTGACCACCGGGCCCGCCGTCGATCCCGGCATGCTGACCGCCGCCGACAACGTCACCGTCGTCGAGGCGGCGCCGCATTCACAGGTCCTCCCCCACGCGGATGTGGTCATCACCCACGCCGGCCACGGCACGGTGGTGCGAGCACTCGCTGCCGGTGTACCGGTACTCGCACTCCCCCATGGCCGCGATCAGGCCGACAACGCGGTGCGCATCAGCACGCGCGGCGCCGGGATCACACTGTCCCGCAAGGCGAAACCCGGCAAGATCGCCGCAGCCACACAGGGGCTGCTCGACGACCCGGGATATGCCGACGCGGCCGGACGGCTCGGCGCGATCATCCGGCGTGATGCGGAGGCGGGCAGGTTGATCGCCGAACTCGAGGAGATCGAACCGGTTCGGCACGGCGCGAACGGCGACGATCTGATCAGCCCGACGCCGAGTTGA
- a CDS encoding glycosyltransferase 87 family protein, translating to MAALGAVVWHATAVSPGNPFYGLFNNFTDLRVYRAGAQTVLDDRPLYTAPVLWRLDFTYPPFSAVVFLPFALMTQLTAAVVWWTASFAALLGVIVLGFRSLGYRIGGRLWTFAALLTVCSTVLEPVRTTIWLGQINIFLMALILADLVLLDLVRPGSRLKGVGVGLAAGVKLTPAFFLVYFAVNRQWRALATGVASFAATIAIGFLVIPRDAWAYWTDYVGGATRIGRVDSPANQSVNGFISQLLDYFDIRRFAHPLKGIPVYEAPAWLWVPIAVVAAMLGLWAARVAHRRGQELLAVTIVGMTASTVSPFSWGHHWVWFVPLLVVAFDFAYRGSVECGAGAWWRWLAPATVITLSFTWWHHWYQSGPRLGSDHAIALGLFMMPRWPDPQWFDRVEVILYAGCYPLVLLLTNVVTLVADARLRRREREEDVVARPEPVASVA from the coding sequence ATGGCAGCACTCGGCGCGGTCGTGTGGCATGCGACGGCGGTCTCGCCGGGCAATCCGTTCTACGGCCTGTTCAACAACTTCACCGACCTCCGGGTCTATCGGGCCGGGGCCCAGACGGTCCTCGACGACCGGCCGCTGTACACCGCGCCGGTCCTCTGGCGACTGGACTTCACGTATCCACCGTTCTCCGCTGTCGTGTTCCTCCCGTTCGCCCTGATGACCCAGCTGACTGCGGCGGTGGTGTGGTGGACCGCATCCTTCGCCGCACTTCTGGGGGTGATCGTGCTGGGCTTCCGCAGCCTCGGCTACCGGATCGGCGGGCGCCTCTGGACTTTCGCGGCCCTCCTGACGGTCTGCTCCACGGTGCTCGAACCGGTGCGCACGACGATCTGGCTCGGACAGATCAACATCTTCCTGATGGCGCTGATCCTGGCCGATCTCGTTCTCCTGGATCTGGTGCGGCCGGGCTCGCGACTCAAGGGTGTCGGTGTCGGGCTGGCGGCGGGAGTGAAGCTGACGCCCGCGTTCTTCCTCGTCTACTTCGCGGTGAACCGCCAGTGGCGTGCCCTTGCGACGGGCGTCGCGTCGTTCGCGGCGACGATTGCCATCGGGTTCCTGGTGATCCCGCGGGACGCGTGGGCGTACTGGACCGACTACGTCGGCGGTGCGACGCGGATCGGTCGGGTCGACTCGCCGGCCAACCAGTCGGTCAACGGATTCATCTCACAGCTGTTGGACTACTTCGACATCCGACGGTTCGCGCATCCGCTGAAGGGCATCCCGGTCTACGAGGCGCCTGCGTGGCTCTGGGTGCCGATCGCGGTGGTCGCCGCGATGCTGGGCCTGTGGGCGGCTCGGGTCGCCCACCGCAGAGGCCAGGAGCTGCTGGCGGTGACCATCGTGGGCATGACGGCCTCGACGGTGTCCCCGTTCTCGTGGGGTCACCATTGGGTCTGGTTCGTGCCGCTGCTCGTCGTCGCGTTCGATTTCGCTTACCGAGGGTCCGTCGAGTGCGGGGCCGGGGCGTGGTGGCGCTGGCTCGCGCCTGCCACCGTGATCACGCTGTCGTTCACGTGGTGGCACCACTGGTACCAGAGCGGCCCGCGGCTGGGGTCCGATCACGCGATCGCCCTGGGGCTCTTCATGATGCCGCGCTGGCCCGACCCGCAGTGGTTCGATCGGGTGGAGGTGATCCTCTACGCGGGCTGCTACCCGCTGGTGCTGTTGCTGACGAACGTCGTCACCCTGGTCGCGGATGCGAGACTACGCCGGCGGGAGCGCGAGGAGGACGTCGTCGCGCGTCCGGAGCCGGTGGCGTCCGTCGCGTAG
- a CDS encoding alpha/beta hydrolase produces the protein MGVAVCIAIVGALTGAPSAGAEPGPDVSTPAAGGARFVAVTMSSPARATVTVYSAAMGRPINLSVLLPRDQGTPRPTLYLLDGIDGGVYTNYTESGWTHQTDIARFMADKDVNVVLPIGGTGSYYTDWTSRDPVLGLNRWETFLTEELPPLIDSRFRGNGVNAIGGLSMGALGAMSLAVRNPELYSGVAAFSGCLDQGSAELRQATAATVATRGGNPDNMWGPLGNSDWAAHDPAARVSALKGKPIYVAVGNGLPDPSLGLAGIASPVGGILESVVLRCTMSFREKADRAGVRATYDFRAGLHSWGYWNQDLHRAWPTLAKALRVGR, from the coding sequence ATGGGCGTTGCCGTGTGCATCGCGATCGTGGGCGCGCTGACGGGAGCCCCGTCCGCGGGGGCGGAACCGGGGCCGGACGTGTCGACGCCGGCTGCAGGCGGGGCGAGGTTCGTCGCCGTCACCATGTCGTCGCCGGCACGCGCGACGGTGACGGTCTATTCAGCCGCGATGGGGAGGCCCATCAACCTGTCGGTGCTTCTTCCGCGGGATCAGGGGACGCCACGGCCGACGCTCTACCTTCTCGACGGTATCGACGGCGGCGTATATACGAACTACACCGAGAGTGGGTGGACTCACCAGACCGACATCGCGCGATTCATGGCCGACAAGGATGTCAACGTCGTGCTGCCGATCGGGGGCACGGGTTCGTATTACACCGACTGGACGTCGCGGGATCCGGTGCTCGGACTGAACCGCTGGGAGACGTTTCTGACCGAGGAACTGCCGCCGCTCATCGATTCCCGCTTCCGTGGAAACGGGGTGAACGCCATCGGCGGGCTCTCCATGGGGGCTTTGGGCGCGATGTCGCTGGCCGTACGGAATCCCGAGCTCTATTCGGGCGTCGCGGCATTCAGCGGTTGCCTCGACCAGGGGAGCGCCGAACTCCGCCAGGCGACCGCGGCAACGGTGGCCACCCGCGGCGGCAACCCCGACAACATGTGGGGACCGCTGGGTAACTCGGACTGGGCGGCGCATGATCCTGCTGCTCGTGTTTCTGCACTCAAAGGAAAACCGATTTATGTGGCGGTCGGCAACGGGCTCCCTGATCCCTCGCTCGGGCTCGCCGGTATCGCGTCGCCCGTGGGCGGCATCCTCGAGAGTGTTGTCCTCCGATGCACGATGAGTTTCCGAGAGAAGGCTGACCGGGCAGGCGTCAGGGCGACCTACGACTTCCGTGCCGGACTACACTCGTGGGGTTACTGGAATCAGGATCTCCACCGCGCGTGGCCGACGCTGGCAAAGGCTCTGCGCGTCGGCCGCTGA
- the thrS gene encoding threonine--tRNA ligase yields the protein MPDDLQVTTPATIRVPAGTTAGTALRDHDLPNKGPDAVVVVRDAAGQLRDLSWVPDLDTDVEPVAANTEAGRSVIRHSCAHVLAQAVQELFPNAKLGIGPPIKDGFYYDFDVAEPFTPEDITALEKKMKQIIKSGQRFSRRVYSSKDQARMELSAEPYKLELIDDKGAAADSEIMEVGGAELTAYDNLNPRTGELIWCDLCRGPHVPTTKYISAFKLTRSSAAYWRGDQDNADLQRIYGTAWESAEAQDAYLELLAEAERRDHRRLGAELDLFSFPDELGSGLPVFHPKGGIIRTEMEDYSRRRHIDAGYEFVNTPHITKGHLYEVSGHLDWYADGMFPPMQLDAEFNDDGTVRKPAQDYYLKPMNCPMHNLIFRSRGRSYRELPLRLFEFGSVYRYEKSGVIHGLTRVRGMTQDDAHIYCTRDQMRDELRSLLTFVLDLLKDYGLDDYYLELSTKDPKKFVGDDESWEIATETLAEVARESGLDLVPDPGGAAFYGPKISVQVKDALGRNWQMSTIQLDFNQPERFELEYTGSDGAKHRPVMIHRALFGSIERFFGVLTEHYAGAFPAWLAPVQVVGIPVAEAFADHLQAVVDELRKRGIRAEVDHSDDRMQKKIRNHTTGKVPFMLLAGERDVNADAVSFRFRDGSQVNGVPVANAVDLITGWVTERRNDSPTADTLDHRVDGSDAADG from the coding sequence GTGCCCGACGATCTCCAGGTGACCACCCCCGCCACCATCCGTGTGCCGGCCGGGACCACCGCGGGTACGGCGCTTCGCGACCACGACCTGCCCAACAAGGGGCCGGACGCGGTCGTCGTGGTCCGCGATGCGGCCGGACAACTCCGTGACCTCTCGTGGGTCCCGGATCTCGACACCGACGTCGAGCCCGTCGCCGCGAACACCGAAGCCGGGCGCAGCGTGATCCGCCATTCCTGCGCGCACGTCCTGGCGCAGGCCGTACAGGAACTGTTCCCGAACGCGAAGCTGGGGATCGGGCCACCGATCAAGGACGGCTTCTACTACGACTTCGACGTCGCCGAGCCGTTCACCCCCGAGGACATCACCGCCCTCGAGAAGAAGATGAAGCAGATCATCAAGTCGGGTCAGCGCTTCTCGCGGCGTGTCTACTCGTCGAAGGACCAGGCGCGGATGGAACTGTCCGCCGAGCCGTACAAGCTCGAACTGATCGACGACAAGGGAGCCGCGGCCGACAGCGAGATCATGGAGGTCGGCGGGGCGGAACTGACCGCCTACGACAACCTGAATCCGCGCACCGGTGAACTCATCTGGTGCGACCTGTGCCGCGGTCCGCACGTGCCGACGACCAAGTACATCTCGGCCTTCAAGCTGACCCGTAGCTCCGCGGCCTATTGGCGAGGCGACCAGGACAACGCCGATCTGCAGCGGATCTACGGCACGGCGTGGGAGTCGGCGGAGGCCCAGGACGCGTATCTCGAACTGCTCGCCGAAGCCGAACGTCGCGACCACCGCAGGCTCGGCGCGGAGCTCGACCTGTTCAGCTTCCCGGATGAACTGGGCTCCGGTCTGCCCGTCTTCCATCCCAAGGGCGGGATCATCCGCACCGAGATGGAGGACTACTCGCGTCGGCGGCACATCGATGCCGGCTACGAGTTCGTCAACACCCCGCACATCACCAAGGGGCATCTCTACGAGGTCTCCGGCCACCTGGACTGGTATGCCGACGGTATGTTCCCGCCGATGCAGCTCGACGCCGAGTTCAACGACGACGGAACCGTGCGCAAGCCGGCGCAGGACTACTACCTCAAGCCGATGAACTGCCCGATGCACAACCTGATCTTCCGGTCGCGGGGCCGCTCGTATCGGGAGTTGCCGCTGCGGCTGTTCGAGTTCGGGTCGGTCTACCGATACGAGAAGTCCGGCGTCATCCACGGTCTCACCCGGGTGCGTGGCATGACCCAGGACGACGCGCACATCTACTGCACCCGCGACCAGATGCGCGACGAACTGCGATCGCTGCTGACATTCGTCCTCGATCTGCTCAAGGACTACGGCCTCGACGACTACTACCTCGAGCTGTCCACCAAGGACCCGAAGAAGTTCGTCGGCGACGACGAGTCGTGGGAGATCGCCACCGAGACGCTGGCCGAGGTCGCCCGCGAATCGGGCCTCGACCTGGTGCCGGATCCCGGCGGCGCGGCGTTCTACGGCCCGAAGATCTCGGTTCAGGTCAAGGATGCGCTCGGACGCAACTGGCAGATGTCGACCATCCAGCTCGACTTCAACCAGCCCGAACGTTTCGAGCTCGAGTACACCGGATCCGACGGCGCCAAGCACCGGCCGGTGATGATCCACCGCGCCCTGTTCGGGTCCATCGAGCGCTTCTTCGGAGTCCTCACCGAGCACTATGCCGGTGCCTTCCCGGCGTGGCTGGCACCCGTTCAGGTGGTCGGTATCCCGGTTGCCGAGGCCTTCGCGGATCACCTGCAGGCGGTCGTCGACGAGCTCCGGAAGCGGGGCATCCGCGCCGAGGTCGACCACTCCGACGACCGGATGCAGAAGAAGATCCGCAACCACACCACCGGCAAGGTGCCGTTCATGCTCCTGGCAGGCGAACGCGACGTGAATGCCGACGCGGTGAGCTTCCGGTTCCGCGACGGCTCCCAGGTCAACGGGGTGCCGGTGGCAAACGCCGTCGACCTCATCACGGGCTGGGTGACCGAACGCCGCAACGACTCACCGACGGCGGACACCCTCGACCACCGGGTCGACGGATCGGATGCCGCCGATGGCTGA
- a CDS encoding dihydrofolate reductase family protein, giving the protein MGEIVVTEYVSVDGVMEAPGGEEGYPHTGWTIGYHTPELREFKRGEVIEAEAHLLGRRTYESFAGAWPHYEDDDGFADKMNTMPKYVVTSTLTDLAWNNSSILDGPVVTSVRRLRDAIDGVVLVAGSRMLVHALLEHGLVDELRLTVFPIILGSGFRVFPDTEQTIPLASDQQHVLADGVRVDTYRLTVST; this is encoded by the coding sequence ATGGGCGAGATCGTGGTGACCGAATACGTCTCCGTCGACGGTGTGATGGAGGCACCCGGTGGGGAAGAGGGCTATCCGCACACGGGCTGGACCATCGGGTATCACACGCCCGAACTGCGCGAATTCAAGCGCGGCGAGGTCATCGAGGCGGAGGCCCATCTGCTGGGCAGGCGTACCTACGAGTCCTTTGCGGGGGCATGGCCGCACTACGAGGACGACGACGGTTTCGCCGACAAGATGAACACGATGCCCAAGTACGTGGTGACTTCGACGCTGACCGACCTCGCCTGGAACAACTCGAGCATCCTCGACGGCCCGGTGGTGACGTCGGTGCGGCGTCTGCGGGATGCGATCGACGGGGTGGTCCTCGTCGCCGGCAGCCGAATGCTGGTGCACGCGTTGCTCGAGCACGGGCTCGTCGACGAGCTCCGTCTGACGGTGTTCCCGATCATCCTCGGATCCGGATTCCGCGTCTTCCCGGACACCGAGCAGACGATCCCGTTGGCGTCCGACCAACAGCATGTGCTCGCCGACGGCGTCCGGGTGGACACCTATCGGCTCACCGTCAGCACCTGA
- a CDS encoding TIGR02611 family protein codes for MSAWKRLRLWGRQRRYLIRRNPKLHLAYRIVVGVVGTVVLVCGIITIPYPGPGWLIVFLGLGILASEFAWAHRVLTYARGRYDAFMDWMQRQHWSVQAAAWLGTAAIVVVTLWLLGAIGMVAGWVNIDADWLASPILS; via the coding sequence ATGTCGGCCTGGAAGCGGTTGCGGCTGTGGGGCCGCCAGCGGCGGTATCTCATCCGCCGGAACCCGAAGCTGCACCTGGCGTACCGCATCGTGGTCGGTGTGGTCGGGACGGTCGTACTGGTGTGCGGCATCATCACCATCCCGTATCCCGGTCCGGGCTGGCTGATCGTGTTCCTGGGACTCGGCATCCTGGCCTCGGAGTTCGCCTGGGCGCACCGGGTGCTGACCTATGCCCGGGGCAGGTACGACGCCTTCATGGACTGGATGCAGCGCCAGCACTGGTCGGTGCAGGCAGCCGCGTGGCTGGGGACCGCCGCGATCGTCGTCGTGACCTTGTGGCTGCTCGGCGCGATCGGGATGGTCGCAGGGTGGGTGAACATCGACGCCGACTGGCTCGCGAGCCCCATCCTGTCCTGA
- a CDS encoding HIT family protein, producing the protein MAEQGDAAGDREIRDCGTGDPDRLQRLWSPHRMTYITSDPPPSAKSTGHPFLDIPLMSDEDGLVVARGAAVYAVLNLYPYNPGHTMIVPYRQVADLEDLTAQESDELMSFTQRMIRTIKSVSNPNAFNVGLNLGYAAGGSLAEHLHQHIVPRWIGDANFITVVGETKVMPQLLRDTRSLLADAWPGQP; encoded by the coding sequence ATGGCTGAGCAGGGCGACGCCGCCGGCGACCGCGAGATCCGTGACTGCGGAACCGGGGATCCGGATCGGCTGCAGCGTCTCTGGAGCCCCCACCGGATGACCTACATCACCTCCGATCCGCCGCCGTCGGCGAAATCGACCGGGCATCCGTTCCTCGACATCCCCCTCATGTCCGACGAGGACGGGCTGGTGGTGGCCAGAGGGGCCGCAGTCTACGCGGTGCTCAATCTCTACCCGTACAACCCGGGCCACACCATGATCGTCCCGTATCGCCAGGTGGCCGACCTCGAGGACCTGACGGCCCAGGAGTCCGACGAACTGATGTCGTTCACGCAGCGGATGATCCGCACCATCAAGTCGGTGTCGAATCCCAACGCGTTCAACGTCGGTCTGAACCTCGGTTACGCGGCGGGTGGCTCACTCGCCGAGCACCTCCATCAGCACATCGTGCCGCGCTGGATCGGCGACGCGAACTTCATCACGGTTGTCGGGGAGACGAAAGTCATGCCACAGTTGCTGCGCGACACCCGTTCGCTACTCGCCGACGCGTGGCCGGGCCAGCCGTGA
- a CDS encoding phosphatidylinositol mannoside acyltransferase → MSSVAGTMADLGYAAGWAAVRHAPESVARGLFDRFGDLAGRRKGGPAQLRRNLARVVGTTPEEVPDDLVAAAVRSYARYWCEAFRLPVQDLAATAATVTVPGPDQVVLDAAISAGKGVILALPHTGNWDMAGVWLVQNRGHFATVAERLEPESLFRRFVEYRESLGFEIFPLSGGEEPPFARLAERLRAGGVICLLGERDLARHGVPVTFFGERTRMPAGSAKLAIETGAALLPVHHWFTDAPNSMISVGAPIDVSGGVGPATQALADVFEKNIAAHPQDWHMLQPLWEADWSSERRARIESDSPAEESDR, encoded by the coding sequence ATGAGCTCGGTTGCGGGCACGATGGCCGACCTGGGGTACGCGGCCGGGTGGGCGGCGGTGCGTCATGCACCGGAATCGGTGGCGCGCGGGCTCTTCGACCGGTTCGGCGATCTCGCCGGACGGCGCAAGGGCGGGCCGGCGCAGCTGCGCCGGAATCTCGCCCGGGTGGTGGGCACCACGCCGGAAGAGGTGCCAGACGACCTCGTCGCCGCCGCGGTGCGTTCGTATGCCCGGTACTGGTGTGAGGCATTCCGTTTGCCGGTCCAGGATCTCGCCGCGACAGCGGCGACGGTGACGGTCCCCGGACCAGACCAGGTGGTCCTCGATGCCGCCATCTCGGCCGGGAAAGGTGTGATCCTGGCCCTCCCGCACACCGGGAACTGGGACATGGCCGGGGTCTGGCTCGTGCAGAACCGCGGACACTTCGCGACGGTCGCCGAGCGCCTCGAGCCGGAGTCGCTGTTCAGGCGGTTCGTCGAATACCGGGAATCCCTGGGCTTCGAGATCTTCCCGCTCAGCGGGGGCGAAGAGCCACCGTTCGCCCGGCTCGCCGAGAGACTGCGGGCGGGTGGCGTCATCTGTCTGCTGGGTGAACGTGATCTCGCGCGGCACGGGGTGCCGGTGACCTTCTTCGGTGAGAGGACTCGGATGCCCGCTGGGTCGGCGAAGCTGGCCATCGAAACGGGCGCAGCCCTGCTGCCGGTGCACCACTGGTTCACCGACGCACCGAACTCGATGATCTCCGTCGGGGCGCCGATCGACGTGTCGGGCGGTGTGGGACCGGCGACGCAGGCGTTGGCGGACGTGTTCGAGAAGAACATCGCCGCGCACCCGCAGGACTGGCACATGCTCCAGCCGCTGTGGGAGGCCGACTGGTCGTCGGAGCGACGTGCGCGCATCGAGTCCGACTCCCCGGCCGAGGAGTCGGACCGGTGA
- a CDS encoding TetR/AcrR family transcriptional regulator translates to MTRTYTQSGRADSKVATRARILDAAKDLFLEKAFEDVTLASIAKAAGVSHQTVLNHFESKAGVVVGVTELFAEQATAARYTAAPGDVEGAVGALVGDYEHMGDANVRWATAGDRFPELATQMDVARAGHRTWLATMFGAALPTDPARREHILDALHAATDVYVWKLLRRDLRRSRAETETTMADLVVGVLRGIAP, encoded by the coding sequence ATGACACGTACCTACACCCAATCCGGCCGCGCCGACAGCAAGGTCGCCACGCGGGCCCGAATCCTCGACGCCGCGAAGGATCTCTTCCTCGAGAAGGCGTTCGAGGATGTCACCCTCGCGTCGATCGCCAAGGCGGCCGGGGTGTCACACCAGACCGTGCTCAACCACTTCGAGTCCAAGGCCGGCGTGGTGGTCGGGGTCACGGAATTGTTCGCGGAGCAGGCCACTGCGGCTCGCTACACGGCGGCGCCGGGTGACGTCGAAGGCGCCGTCGGCGCTCTGGTCGGCGACTACGAACACATGGGCGACGCGAACGTCCGATGGGCGACGGCTGGAGATCGCTTCCCCGAGCTGGCGACCCAGATGGACGTCGCCCGCGCCGGCCACCGAACCTGGCTGGCGACGATGTTCGGCGCAGCGCTGCCCACGGATCCGGCACGGCGCGAACACATCCTGGATGCACTGCACGCTGCCACCGACGTCTACGTCTGGAAACTGCTCCGACGAGACCTTCGGCGCAGTCGCGCCGAGACCGAGACCACCATGGCCGACCTCGTGGTCGGTGTATTGAGAGGCATCGCACCATGA